One Micromonospora craniellae genomic region harbors:
- a CDS encoding transposase: protein MDERLIQQWAPEELWNLAGPLIPPPPRRRQGGGTPPIDARAVFAAIVYVLTTGCAWRHLPPGFGVSRATAHRRFQAWTAAGLWRRLHVAALDQLGARGLIDWSRATADAAYVRANRGAF, encoded by the coding sequence GTGGACGAGCGGTTGATTCAGCAGTGGGCGCCCGAGGAGTTGTGGAACCTGGCCGGCCCGTTGATCCCGCCGCCGCCTCGGCGTCGGCAGGGAGGAGGGACGCCACCGATCGATGCGCGGGCGGTGTTCGCGGCGATCGTGTACGTGCTGACCACTGGTTGCGCCTGGCGGCATCTGCCGCCCGGGTTCGGGGTGTCCAGGGCCACCGCGCATCGGCGGTTCCAGGCGTGGACAGCCGCCGGACTGTGGCGGCGGCTGCACGTCGCCGCGCTGGACCAACTCGGCGCACGCGGGCTGATCGACTGGTCCCGGGCCACCGCCGACGCCGCCTACGTGCGGGCAAATAGGGGGGCCTTTTGA
- a CDS encoding FtsX-like permease family protein: MISAWLFVVSAATSLASDERIAAREPVFVENSGQSAAVARWMIHADSVDNKQFLVLYISPLRNDAMPPPGLPRWPKPGESFFSPELLKSANAQEFTQRYGEFGGVIEVSGLATATERLVYHRPPTDTPFDNRDGLVAISGFGVDPSSFGRDYFPSTVDGFGKWTVSDIYILILAVIALPAALLLFLAVRSNSERRDRRLAMLDALGAPASSRAWVLVGEALVPVFLGAIAGFLVALATTYFNIRVPITGYLVRSADVDSARRWIPALAIGSVALAIFLVVATQLRRAARGETRPRHLNPRFRRWLQSAFPVAVALSIWGAATARDGGARYSPGLIVFLFALLGTLISLPAVLGAGSALLGRAVARLGRVASSPGLIIGGRWLNQRPMMVARLCAAFVVGLGLLVQVQVQQAWIVQQARGLANGVAPQALTVGDSLLILRTQSSPAEGRHFGALVGPDKFLRVAEIGGVPTLVGTCVALKEFGELRTCPGATAQNVDSVFDRFNLRGNLLRGGTLISAPDFKVTTDLDADGSTSGYFVINDEMKIGATKIANAAYATLSKPYVSTPGQEWITGGLAGAAVFNWVLALGALGLIILALAGALATSGMFLTNARSLGVVGTYDTRLSLYLGIATWNLGIPLLFAGAVGSGVAAFLGVLTLHIRRVGSVSMEVLGAGFGTVALLAALLTVLCGIGAARSAQTWRPVAD; the protein is encoded by the coding sequence GTTGCGGAACGATGCGATGCCACCACCAGGGCTGCCGCGGTGGCCAAAGCCCGGCGAGTCATTCTTCTCGCCGGAGCTTCTTAAATCTGCGAATGCGCAAGAATTCACCCAGAGGTACGGTGAGTTCGGCGGTGTGATTGAAGTTTCGGGACTGGCGACTGCAACGGAACGGCTTGTTTACCATCGTCCGCCAACTGATACCCCTTTTGACAACCGCGACGGCCTGGTGGCGATATCCGGTTTCGGGGTTGATCCGAGTTCATTTGGTCGCGACTACTTTCCTAGCACGGTTGACGGCTTCGGAAAATGGACTGTCTCAGACATCTATATCCTCATCCTGGCTGTCATTGCCTTGCCGGCAGCGCTACTGCTGTTTCTGGCTGTACGAAGCAATTCGGAGCGACGAGACCGCCGCCTAGCTATGCTGGACGCATTGGGGGCTCCCGCATCTTCCCGCGCGTGGGTCCTTGTCGGTGAAGCCCTCGTGCCGGTTTTCCTGGGTGCGATAGCTGGTTTTCTTGTGGCGCTGGCAACCACTTATTTCAATATTCGGGTACCAATTACCGGATACCTAGTGCGCAGCGCAGACGTGGATTCGGCGCGCCGATGGATTCCTGCGCTCGCCATAGGTTCCGTTGCTCTGGCGATTTTTCTTGTCGTCGCGACTCAACTGCGACGCGCGGCCCGGGGAGAGACCCGACCTCGCCACCTAAATCCGAGATTCCGGAGGTGGCTGCAATCGGCCTTTCCAGTAGCCGTAGCGCTCTCGATTTGGGGGGCCGCTACTGCTCGCGACGGGGGAGCCCGCTACTCCCCCGGCCTCATAGTATTTTTGTTTGCCCTGCTCGGTACGTTGATCTCCCTTCCCGCAGTGCTGGGGGCCGGATCGGCACTTCTTGGCCGTGCGGTAGCCCGATTGGGAAGGGTCGCCAGCTCACCTGGTCTCATTATTGGTGGTCGATGGCTGAACCAGCGGCCAATGATGGTGGCGCGTCTCTGTGCAGCGTTTGTCGTCGGATTGGGCCTGCTGGTTCAAGTGCAAGTACAACAAGCTTGGATCGTCCAGCAAGCCCGCGGTCTAGCTAATGGTGTTGCACCGCAGGCGCTTACTGTCGGCGACAGTCTACTGATCTTGAGAACGCAGTCAAGTCCAGCAGAGGGCCGTCACTTCGGCGCGTTGGTCGGGCCAGACAAGTTTCTGCGGGTTGCGGAAATAGGTGGCGTACCCACCCTGGTCGGCACGTGTGTAGCCTTGAAAGAATTCGGCGAACTGCGAACCTGTCCCGGTGCCACCGCACAGAATGTCGATTCCGTCTTTGACCGTTTCAACCTGCGAGGAAATCTTCTGCGTGGCGGTACTTTGATCTCTGCTCCAGACTTCAAAGTGACCACTGATCTTGACGCTGATGGCTCAACTAGCGGATACTTCGTAATCAATGACGAGATGAAAATTGGCGCAACGAAGATTGCTAATGCTGCCTACGCGACGCTTTCCAAGCCATACGTTTCGACGCCCGGACAGGAGTGGATCACGGGCGGGCTGGCCGGCGCTGCTGTCTTCAATTGGGTGCTCGCTCTTGGTGCCCTTGGCCTCATCATTCTAGCTTTGGCTGGGGCGCTGGCCACGAGTGGAATGTTTTTAACTAATGCACGCTCATTGGGTGTGGTTGGCACCTATGACACTCGGCTATCTTTGTATCTAGGTATAGCGACTTGGAACCTTGGCATACCTCTGCTATTTGCTGGTGCCGTGGGTTCGGGAGTCGCCGCATTTCTGGGTGTATTGACGCTACATATTCGTCGAGTGGGTAGCGTCTCGATGGAGGTGCTCGGTGCAGGATTCGGAACGGTAGCGCTGCTGGCTGCGCTACTGACCGTTCTCTGCGGAATCGGCGCTGCCCGCTCGGCTCAGACTTGGCGACCGGTTGCTGACTGA